The Nostoc sp. 'Lobaria pulmonaria (5183) cyanobiont' genome window below encodes:
- a CDS encoding pentapeptide repeat-containing protein, with the protein MNLSIRHWLAERHIAINQIKGFSEGQLAGIAYHIVQDMEVKSLMPFDICTLVEVLELPLNIVWEEISVISQLTEKLLRSLSQKKPLKRNEGTWLAFQIAYLQALQAILEQEASLQKPWLDRAIIPIQPHILKEDVGKFILQDPQLQGLLKTLSPGKLTDTQAEQALSSVADSLLVQQINNAAIAWLVANGAEEPEAKLLTQRLVNSLPGDILVVVTENAAPLAQLQKFFRLGISLSPNFITPEVGSTVSEKIDLHREHYRASLIKNLSIPLLMESFALKDIYIPQKGLPIEENISEQDKKTIKPVDLKTWVQKQLTDLETIAVIESEPGYGKTSFCQLWAAQVAEELYPTWMPIVIKLRDVKYGKTLIETLNSAFPVNLSTWLEQENLPCLLLLDGLDELPHSTQSIRAQAIFIQQLLNFQSQHRHKIVLTSRSKTLPEIISELPLLLRRIIIQPLDVDELKQWFQQWAKVQSLPITQNFFTFLKQAGLFTSQLKLRELSALVRQPLMLHLLGILHREGLLDDELLQLAANTQKSFLLSEIYHRLSRWLLGYPLSGGIKTMLLRSGTAHIHRTPEAIANLLAGRHPQDLLEQMQAIALKILHSQRHQINLAGEFNTLPAFYFKIWDVESSGESAAKSSLIEFSHLKLGESLCADAIAAQLKFLTQYQEEAYGTPTFVLDSPSSVAQNIYNLLGYGILSQEIEELAIAGLRRQQKHKFSFEVLFQRLLSFWRAYCQGRWLDEGIAHKALTNFHALQNLVNVEQVNAAVGMNVFLLLCTCYRETKVPFWPCGNPVNLTEFNPEVLSVLIARTTVLHKSAFATRIKSLAGLNLSGAFLSQVMLTGVNLEQTNLSNAELMGANLAGANLQQANLAGANLQYANLTGANLQQANLTGANLQQANLMGTNLNSADLTNACLFDAILATTDKKLAADNGALLSKELFQKLKHLRSLPPQASQQPFLNTVQITPNTKVNWNKIPAIGLIESCEGTILSVDLDDNIEDETVFGNNLIGE; encoded by the coding sequence ATGAACCTGAGTATTCGGCACTGGTTGGCAGAACGCCATATCGCAATCAATCAAATCAAAGGCTTTTCTGAGGGGCAATTGGCAGGTATTGCCTACCATATTGTTCAGGATATGGAAGTCAAAAGCCTAATGCCTTTTGATATCTGTACCTTGGTAGAGGTTTTAGAACTGCCCTTAAATATTGTTTGGGAAGAAATCAGTGTCATTTCCCAGTTGACAGAAAAACTGTTACGTAGCCTCAGCCAAAAAAAACCGTTAAAACGTAACGAAGGCACATGGCTAGCCTTTCAAATTGCCTATCTCCAGGCTTTGCAAGCAATTCTAGAGCAGGAAGCAAGCTTACAAAAGCCGTGGTTAGACCGGGCAATTATACCCATACAACCACACATACTTAAAGAGGATGTGGGTAAATTCATTCTCCAAGATCCGCAACTACAAGGATTGCTGAAAACTCTCAGCCCAGGTAAATTGACTGATACTCAAGCTGAACAAGCACTGTCTTCAGTTGCAGATTCATTACTGGTGCAACAAATAAATAACGCTGCTATAGCTTGGTTAGTTGCCAATGGTGCAGAAGAACCGGAAGCGAAACTCCTAACACAGCGTTTGGTCAACTCACTTCCTGGTGACATATTGGTAGTCGTCACCGAAAATGCTGCACCTTTAGCCCAACTGCAAAAATTTTTCCGTTTGGGGATTTCATTATCTCCCAATTTCATTACCCCAGAAGTTGGTTCTACAGTCAGTGAAAAAATTGATTTGCACCGAGAACATTACCGTGCAAGTTTGATTAAAAACCTCAGCATCCCTTTGCTAATGGAATCCTTTGCTCTTAAAGATATCTATATACCACAAAAAGGTTTACCAATAGAGGAAAATATTTCTGAGCAAGATAAAAAAACTATTAAACCAGTTGATTTAAAAACATGGGTGCAGAAACAGCTAACTGATTTAGAAACGATCGCTGTTATTGAGTCGGAACCTGGTTATGGAAAAACTAGTTTTTGCCAACTTTGGGCAGCACAGGTAGCAGAGGAATTATACCCTACTTGGATGCCTATAGTAATTAAGTTGCGAGATGTAAAATACGGTAAAACTCTCATCGAAACTCTAAATTCTGCCTTTCCCGTTAATCTTTCAACTTGGTTAGAGCAAGAAAATCTCCCTTGTCTGTTGCTGCTGGATGGTCTGGATGAATTGCCCCATTCTACTCAGAGTATCAGAGCACAAGCAATTTTTATTCAGCAATTACTAAACTTTCAATCTCAGCACCGCCACAAAATTGTGTTAACGAGTCGGTCAAAGACATTACCAGAAATCATCTCCGAACTACCACTATTGTTGAGGCGAATTATTATTCAGCCGTTGGATGTGGACGAACTCAAACAATGGTTTCAACAGTGGGCAAAAGTGCAATCATTGCCCATCACTCAAAATTTCTTTACATTTCTCAAACAGGCAGGGTTATTTACCAGCCAATTAAAGTTAAGAGAATTATCCGCCCTTGTCCGTCAACCCCTAATGCTGCATTTGTTGGGCATCTTGCACCGCGAGGGATTGCTAGATGATGAACTATTGCAGTTAGCTGCTAATACCCAAAAGTCTTTTCTGTTATCGGAAATTTATCATCGCCTGAGTCGATGGTTGTTGGGTTATCCGCTAAGTGGTGGGATCAAAACAATGCTACTGCGTTCGGGTACGGCTCATATTCATCGGACTCCAGAAGCGATCGCTAATTTACTCGCCGGTCGTCATCCCCAAGATTTACTTGAGCAGATGCAAGCGATCGCTCTTAAAATTTTACACTCGCAACGTCATCAAATTAATCTAGCTGGTGAATTTAATACTTTACCAGCCTTTTATTTTAAAATTTGGGATGTAGAAAGCTCAGGCGAAAGTGCAGCGAAAAGTAGTTTAATTGAGTTTTCGCATCTCAAGTTAGGAGAATCTCTTTGTGCAGATGCAATTGCTGCCCAACTTAAATTTCTGACTCAGTATCAAGAGGAAGCTTATGGTACGCCCACTTTTGTTCTTGATTCTCCTAGTAGCGTAGCCCAGAATATTTATAATTTACTAGGTTACGGGATACTTAGCCAAGAAATTGAAGAACTAGCGATCGCCGGATTGCGTCGCCAACAAAAGCACAAATTTTCGTTTGAAGTTCTGTTTCAACGTCTTTTATCTTTCTGGCGTGCTTACTGTCAAGGACGTTGGTTAGATGAGGGGATAGCCCACAAGGCTTTGACTAATTTTCATGCCCTGCAAAACCTTGTGAATGTTGAACAGGTGAATGCTGCTGTGGGAATGAATGTGTTTTTATTGCTTTGTACTTGCTACCGAGAAACAAAAGTTCCTTTTTGGCCTTGTGGGAATCCAGTCAATTTGACAGAATTCAATCCAGAAGTGCTGAGTGTGCTAATTGCTAGGACAACGGTTTTGCATAAAAGTGCCTTTGCAACCCGAATCAAGTCTCTGGCTGGACTCAATTTATCGGGAGCCTTTTTATCGCAAGTGATGTTAACTGGAGTAAATCTTGAGCAAACAAACTTATCTAATGCGGAGTTAATGGGGGCGAATTTGGCTGGAGCTAATTTGCAACAGGCGAACCTCGCAGGCGCAAACCTACAATACGCAAATCTTACAGGTGCAAACCTACAACAGGCAAATCTTACAGGCGCAAACCTGCAACAGGCAAACCTTATGGGGACAAATCTTAATTCTGCCGATCTCACCAATGCCTGCTTATTTGACGCCATCCTTGCTACAACTGACAAAAAATTGGCCGCTGATAATGGTGCTTTATTATCTAAAGAGTTGTTTCAAAAACTGAAACATTTGCGTAGTTTACCGCCGCAGGCATCGCAGCAGCCTTTCTTAAACACCGTACAAATCACGCCAAACACAAAGGTTAATTGGAACAAGATCCCTGCAATCGGACTAATTGAAAGCTGTGAAGGCACAATTTTGTCAGTAGATTTAGATGATAATATCGAGGATGAGACAGTTTTTGGCAATAACTTGATTGGAGAATAG
- a CDS encoding Fur family transcriptional regulator, producing MQKQTITTKPIRSLEDALERCQILGMRVSRQRRFILELLWQANEHLAAREIYDRLNHQGKEIGHTSVYQNLEALSSQGIIECIERCDGRLYGNISDSHSHINCVDTNQILDVHVELPEDLIRKIEEETGVRITDYSINFFGYRNPEEV from the coding sequence ATGCAAAAACAAACAATTACTACAAAACCAATTCGTTCCTTAGAAGATGCACTTGAGCGCTGTCAAATCCTGGGTATGCGCGTCAGTCGTCAGCGCCGCTTTATTCTGGAATTACTTTGGCAAGCAAATGAACATCTTGCTGCAAGAGAGATTTATGATCGCTTGAACCACCAAGGTAAAGAGATCGGTCATACCTCTGTTTATCAAAATTTAGAAGCATTATCCAGTCAAGGCATCATTGAGTGTATTGAACGCTGTGATGGGCGTTTGTACGGCAACATTAGTGACTCTCACAGTCATATTAACTGTGTGGATACAAATCAAATTCTTGATGTTCATGTGGAACTACCAGAAGATTTGATCCGCAAAATTGAAGAAGAAACAGGAGTGCGGATTACTGACTACAGTATTAACTTTTTTGGCTACCGCAACCCGGAAGAGGTCTAG
- a CDS encoding CRR6 family NdhI maturation factor: MTIAITLNNDFINNLDLSPASTVIEKLLQDGVASHEQQLRFDVNYDLQPGDPRELSEIPEVRLWFVRLDAKYPWLPFLLDWKAGEFARYAAMLVPHQFSSQEGIQYNPEALEIFLMHKIFTLGDWLKQQDIPSLSRLKSMAQILGYELDDAFFEIF, translated from the coding sequence ATGACAATTGCGATCACACTCAATAATGACTTCATTAACAATCTGGATCTGTCCCCTGCATCAACAGTGATTGAAAAACTGCTGCAAGATGGGGTTGCATCCCACGAACAGCAGCTACGCTTTGATGTCAATTACGATCTCCAACCTGGCGACCCACGAGAACTCTCAGAAATTCCAGAGGTGCGACTGTGGTTTGTGCGTCTAGATGCCAAATATCCCTGGTTGCCATTTTTACTAGATTGGAAAGCTGGGGAATTTGCCCGTTATGCCGCCATGCTTGTACCACACCAGTTCAGTTCCCAAGAAGGCATTCAATACAATCCTGAAGCCTTAGAAATATTTTTGATGCATAAAATCTTTACTTTAGGTGACTGGCTTAAACAGCAAGATATCCCCAGCCTCTCGCGGCTAAAGTCTATGGCGCAAATTCTAGGTTATGAATTAGATGATGCTTTTTTTGAAATATTTTAA
- a CDS encoding class I SAM-dependent methyltransferase: protein MKNLVPERATSEEERFQDDYYSYFESPENITRYTPTGGFLSNAFPENSFSLLDLGCGNGALSKYLPARCDYLGVDHSELAIEQCLKLYPNRKFVTKDLSLFLSELVEDNQKFDAVVLAGLLFHSINKDTQEKKDDQEIIQFCLNKILNDKGYLVLIVPFCYGDHPSHSLFVRAEWLQKSIEKMLEIANAKIVHENISLQIGLEKRVRQQKATPDWFVSDSNADYPSIFVGTYMASWTFIACL from the coding sequence ATGAAAAATTTAGTACCTGAGCGTGCAACATCTGAAGAAGAACGTTTCCAAGATGACTATTATTCTTACTTTGAATCCCCGGAAAATATTACCCGATATACACCTACAGGTGGTTTTTTAAGTAACGCTTTTCCAGAAAACTCATTCTCTTTATTAGATTTAGGATGCGGTAATGGGGCTTTAAGCAAATATCTTCCAGCTCGATGTGACTATCTAGGAGTCGATCACAGTGAATTAGCTATTGAACAATGTTTAAAACTCTACCCAAATAGAAAGTTTGTTACCAAAGATTTATCGCTTTTCCTGTCTGAACTTGTTGAAGATAATCAAAAATTTGATGCAGTCGTGCTAGCGGGTTTGTTATTTCACAGCATTAACAAAGATACCCAAGAAAAAAAAGACGATCAAGAAATTATTCAATTTTGCCTGAATAAAATACTAAACGACAAAGGATATCTTGTTCTCATTGTACCTTTTTGCTACGGCGATCATCCATCTCACAGTTTGTTTGTTCGAGCAGAGTGGCTACAAAAGTCAATAGAGAAAATGCTAGAAATTGCCAATGCAAAAATTGTTCACGAGAATATATCTCTACAAATTGGTTTGGAAAAGAGGGTTCGACAGCAGAAAGCGACTCCTGACTGGTTTGTTTCCGATAGTAATGCTGATTATCCCAGTATATTTGTGGGAACATATATGGCAAGCTGGACATTTATTGCTTGCCTCTAA
- a CDS encoding glycosyltransferase family 9 protein, with product MRVVALVPGGIGDQILFFPTLDDLKRHYPNAQIDVVVEPRSKAAYRVSKSVHEVLNFDFNDRNSLADWGNLVGTIRDREYDVAIAVKQNWLVGLLLWLTGIPIRIGYQGKGSGFLTHAVPFKPSQYAAAVYHDLLQPLEINSPVPELAVNVPKPDIEWAQKEQKRLGVHETGYILIHGGSGQLLQAKELDKIYPVENWQQIIQAFQQKQPDLPVVVIKGLDDELFVRSLLESSPDIKVTAPDDIGKLTAIIAGANLMLSTDSAALQLSVAVQTYTIAVFGPSDPAKLLPKNDKFLAIESLTGKTADISPNTVLEKIWGG from the coding sequence ATGCGAGTAGTAGCCCTTGTACCTGGCGGAATTGGCGACCAAATTCTCTTCTTTCCGACTCTAGATGACCTGAAGCGCCATTACCCTAACGCTCAGATAGATGTCGTTGTTGAACCCCGGTCAAAGGCTGCCTACCGAGTGAGCAAGTCAGTTCACGAGGTACTGAACTTTGATTTTAATGACCGTAACAGTCTGGCAGATTGGGGTAATTTAGTGGGGACAATTCGCGATCGCGAATATGATGTTGCCATTGCTGTTAAGCAAAATTGGTTGGTAGGTCTTTTACTCTGGTTAACGGGAATTCCTATACGTATTGGCTACCAAGGCAAAGGATCGGGTTTTCTTACCCATGCTGTGCCGTTCAAACCATCCCAATATGCGGCGGCAGTATATCACGACTTGCTGCAACCGTTGGAAATAAATAGCCCTGTCCCAGAGTTAGCAGTAAATGTGCCAAAACCAGATATTGAGTGGGCACAAAAGGAACAAAAACGTTTAGGGGTTCATGAAACAGGCTATATCTTGATTCATGGCGGTTCTGGCCAGTTATTACAGGCTAAAGAACTAGATAAAATCTACCCTGTCGAGAATTGGCAGCAAATTATTCAAGCCTTCCAACAAAAGCAGCCGGATCTGCCTGTGGTGGTTATTAAGGGACTTGATGATGAGCTGTTTGTGCGATCGCTTCTGGAGTCTTCTCCAGATATCAAGGTGACTGCCCCAGATGATATTGGTAAGTTAACTGCCATAATTGCCGGGGCAAATTTGATGTTATCTACTGATAGCGCGGCATTACAACTGAGTGTTGCAGTTCAAACCTATACCATTGCCGTATTTGGTCCCAGCGATCCAGCTAAGTTGTTGCCGAAAAACGACAAATTCCTGGCTATTGAATCCCTCACGGGAAAAACAGCGGATATTTCACCAAACACAGTTTTAGAAAAAATTTGGGGTGGCTAA
- the ispD gene encoding 2-C-methyl-D-erythritol 4-phosphate cytidylyltransferase, translating to MYLLIPAAGIGKRMGSNRNKLLLLVRSQPIIAWTLLAAEAASTISWIGIISQSNDWPEFKAIIADLKLTKPVELIQGGSTRQESVYNGLQSLPIAAEQVLIHDGARCLATPDLFNSCAEAIYHCPGLIAGVPVKDTIKVVNEQGIIQETPDRRQLWAAQTPQGFDVKLLKQCHAEGVRQGWEVTDDAALFEKCGIEVRIVEGEETNLKVTTPQDLAIAEFILTNRGF from the coding sequence GTGTATTTACTAATTCCCGCAGCTGGAATCGGAAAAAGAATGGGTAGTAACCGCAATAAACTCCTGCTACTCGTGCGATCGCAACCAATTATTGCTTGGACTTTATTAGCCGCAGAAGCCGCCAGTACAATCAGTTGGATCGGGATTATTTCTCAGTCTAACGATTGGCCAGAGTTCAAAGCAATTATTGCCGATCTAAAGCTGACTAAACCAGTGGAATTGATTCAAGGCGGCTCCACCCGCCAAGAATCTGTTTACAATGGCTTGCAATCTCTACCAATAGCCGCAGAACAAGTGTTGATTCATGATGGCGCCAGATGCCTAGCCACACCAGATTTATTTAATTCTTGTGCCGAGGCCATTTACCACTGTCCCGGTTTAATTGCTGGTGTACCCGTCAAAGACACCATCAAAGTTGTCAACGAACAAGGCATAATTCAAGAGACACCCGACAGACGACAACTATGGGCGGCACAAACTCCCCAAGGATTTGATGTCAAGTTGTTGAAACAGTGTCATGCTGAAGGAGTTCGTCAAGGTTGGGAAGTAACAGACGATGCTGCTTTATTTGAAAAGTGCGGCATCGAAGTCCGAATTGTCGAGGGAGAGGAGACAAATTTAAAAGTGACCACTCCCCAAGATTTAGCGATCGCAGAATTTATTCTTACAAATAGAGGCTTTTGA
- the scpB gene encoding SMC-Scp complex subunit ScpB, with translation MITATATKIEAILYLKGKPLSLGEIAEYAACDRATVKEGIIELMDNYAHRDSALEVIETTDGYSLQLRSDFHDLVQTMIPVELGVGALRTLAAIALNSPILQSDLINLRGSGVYQHVPELVELGFIRKRRDSDSRSYSLQVTPKFHQYFQIEQLPQILSTSQKEEQLELELELKGVGSGE, from the coding sequence ATGATTACAGCCACAGCGACGAAGATAGAAGCAATTCTCTATTTAAAAGGTAAACCCTTGTCGCTCGGCGAAATCGCCGAGTATGCCGCGTGCGATCGCGCCACTGTCAAAGAAGGCATAATTGAACTCATGGACAACTATGCCCACCGAGATAGCGCCCTAGAGGTAATAGAAACCACAGATGGTTATAGTTTGCAACTACGATCTGACTTTCACGATCTGGTGCAAACAATGATACCAGTAGAATTGGGTGTAGGTGCATTGCGAACTTTGGCAGCGATCGCCCTCAATAGTCCCATACTCCAGAGCGATTTAATTAACCTGCGCGGTTCGGGAGTATATCAACACGTTCCAGAACTTGTGGAACTTGGTTTTATCCGCAAGCGTCGAGACAGCGATTCTCGCTCCTACTCACTCCAAGTAACACCGAAATTTCATCAGTATTTCCAAATTGAACAACTCCCGCAAATACTTTCTACCAGCCAGAAGGAAGAACAACTAGAACTAGAACTAGAACTGAAGGGAGTGGGGAGTGGGGAGTAG
- a CDS encoding DUF760 domain-containing protein, which produces MVFNPDFLNDNSEEHPNQLLSDHSEEYPNQLLKYLQHQSPDVLARIAQSASPEIKQIISQNVQGLVGMLPAENFNVQITTDRENLAGLLASAMMTGYFLRQMEQRMQLEHLSNGQ; this is translated from the coding sequence ATGGTGTTTAATCCTGACTTTTTGAATGACAACTCCGAGGAACACCCTAATCAACTTCTTTCCGACCACTCTGAGGAATACCCTAATCAGTTACTCAAATATCTACAGCATCAGTCTCCTGATGTTTTAGCTAGGATTGCTCAGTCCGCCAGCCCGGAAATTAAACAAATCATCTCGCAAAATGTCCAAGGGCTAGTGGGGATGCTCCCGGCAGAAAATTTCAACGTGCAAATCACAACAGATCGGGAGAATTTAGCTGGACTTCTAGCGTCAGCCATGATGACGGGGTATTTTCTGCGCCAGATGGAACAAAGAATGCAGTTAGAGCATTTGTCTAATGGTCAATAA
- a CDS encoding HhoA/HhoB/HtrA family serine endopeptidase has translation MKLSLKQLAVYVFLLLIGGSVGLFGSRYLIPQNRSFQQLKNVTIASPPESVVPNSPNGAIGATGGDNVNFIATAVQKVGPAVVRINATRKVANPISDALKNPILRRFFGEDDQPIPQERIERGTGSGFILSEDGELLTNAHVVADTDTVQVTLKDGRSLEGKVVGVDSVTDVAVVKIKANDLPTVKLGNSQNLIPGEWAIAIGNPLGLDNTVTIGIISATDRTSTQVGVPDKRVSFIQTDAAINPGNSGGPLLNAQGEVIGINTAIRADAQGLGFAIPIETAARIANELFTKGRVEHPFLGIEMADLSPIRKQQINQENQLNIQQDAGIVIKGVTDDSPAKRGGLLPGDVIQKFNGKPVKTSAQVQRLVESSKVGDTIAIEVNRSGKIQTFKVQSGAYPERK, from the coding sequence ATGAAGTTATCCTTAAAGCAACTGGCGGTTTATGTATTTTTACTGCTAATTGGCGGTAGTGTAGGTTTGTTTGGCAGTCGCTATCTCATACCGCAAAATCGCTCGTTCCAACAGCTAAAAAATGTAACAATAGCTTCGCCGCCAGAATCCGTAGTTCCGAATTCTCCTAACGGAGCTATTGGGGCTACTGGTGGCGATAACGTGAATTTTATTGCGACGGCAGTGCAAAAAGTTGGGCCGGCTGTAGTGCGAATTAATGCCACTCGCAAAGTAGCCAATCCTATCTCTGATGCTTTGAAAAATCCCATCTTGCGGCGATTCTTTGGAGAGGATGACCAACCAATTCCTCAAGAACGCATTGAGCGCGGTACAGGATCGGGATTTATTTTGAGTGAAGATGGGGAATTACTCACCAACGCTCATGTAGTGGCAGATACAGATACAGTACAAGTTACCCTTAAGGATGGTCGAAGTCTAGAGGGTAAAGTGGTAGGAGTTGATTCTGTAACAGATGTGGCGGTGGTAAAAATAAAAGCGAATGATTTGCCGACAGTAAAACTGGGCAATTCGCAAAATCTGATCCCAGGAGAATGGGCGATCGCTATTGGCAATCCTCTAGGTTTAGATAATACTGTTACTATCGGCATCATCAGCGCTACCGATCGCACTAGCACTCAAGTTGGTGTCCCAGATAAGCGAGTCAGCTTTATCCAAACTGATGCCGCAATTAACCCTGGTAATTCTGGTGGCCCCTTATTAAACGCCCAAGGCGAAGTGATTGGTATTAATACAGCCATCCGCGCTGATGCTCAAGGGCTTGGTTTCGCCATCCCCATTGAAACCGCCGCCCGCATCGCCAATGAACTTTTTACTAAAGGGCGTGTGGAACATCCTTTCTTAGGTATTGAAATGGCAGACCTTTCTCCCATCAGAAAACAGCAAATTAATCAAGAAAATCAGCTGAACATTCAGCAGGATGCTGGAATTGTGATTAAAGGAGTCACAGATGATTCCCCGGCCAAGCGTGGAGGACTGCTTCCTGGAGACGTGATTCAAAAATTTAATGGTAAACCAGTCAAAACTTCAGCCCAAGTTCAAAGGCTGGTAGAGTCGAGCAAAGTTGGAGACACTATAGCTATCGAAGTCAACCGCAGCGGTAAAATCCAAACCTTTAAAGTCCAATCAGGAGCTTATCCTGAAAGGAAGTAG
- a CDS encoding LysM peptidoglycan-binding domain-containing M23 family metallopeptidase has translation MTLPFRQLFLCSLVSALGLVSILPYSNSAKAAVGGCSTPALSRFQRHKVVRGETLESIAQRYNLIPTTIIGMNPALQNGAAAALGSVLQIPPYNGIVVEVPRGQTWRQVAAQYKVRADSLFEVNGCQQNPRIVFVPGVNWSPNGVVTKSPLPTDAGTPNRASLSGYPLAQVAAVGLAYGWQINPATGEVFFHSGVDLLSPVGTNVLAIAPGTVAFASDQGSYGKLVIINHSGGLQSRYAQLDSIKVTVGQQVKKGDLLGTVGTSGKPTSTQPHLHFEVRSSSSLGWVAQDPKGYLKK, from the coding sequence ATGACTTTACCCTTTCGTCAACTGTTTCTCTGTAGCTTAGTTAGCGCCTTGGGCCTAGTAAGCATACTGCCATACTCAAACAGTGCTAAGGCTGCTGTGGGTGGTTGCTCAACTCCAGCCCTATCTCGCTTCCAACGCCATAAAGTTGTTCGTGGCGAAACTTTGGAGAGCATAGCGCAGCGCTACAATCTCATTCCGACAACTATTATTGGCATGAATCCAGCTTTGCAGAATGGTGCAGCTGCCGCCCTTGGTAGTGTGCTTCAGATTCCTCCCTACAATGGGATTGTAGTCGAAGTGCCTCGCGGTCAAACTTGGCGACAAGTGGCGGCACAATATAAAGTTCGTGCTGATAGCCTGTTTGAGGTGAATGGCTGCCAACAAAACCCCAGAATCGTGTTTGTTCCGGGGGTAAATTGGTCGCCTAATGGTGTTGTAACTAAGTCCCCTTTGCCTACTGATGCAGGTACACCAAACCGTGCATCCTTGTCTGGATATCCCTTAGCACAAGTGGCAGCTGTGGGATTAGCTTATGGCTGGCAAATTAATCCTGCGACAGGTGAAGTTTTCTTCCACAGTGGTGTTGACTTATTATCACCAGTTGGTACTAATGTGCTAGCGATCGCACCTGGAACTGTAGCCTTTGCTAGCGATCAAGGTTCTTATGGCAAGTTGGTCATTATTAACCACAGTGGCGGACTTCAAAGCCGCTACGCCCAGCTTGACAGTATCAAAGTTACTGTCGGTCAACAAGTGAAAAAAGGAGACTTACTAGGAACAGTAGGCACTAGTGGAAAACCAACATCCACTCAGCCGCATCTCCATTTTGAAGTGCGTTCTAGCTCATCTCTGGGTTGGGTAGCGCAAGATCCCAAGGGTTATTTAAAGAAATGA
- a CDS encoding isochorismatase — MNTQITPQQLIPPHFNPEEVGKVWRVAYQERAAEAEIWAKQHEIKPASLDKTRICLLLIDVQNTFCIPGFELFVGGKSGNAAVDDNVRLSEFIYRNLGIITKIVPTLDTHTATQIFHPIFWVNAAGEHPTPAATSITPLDIQQGIWKVNPAVANSVTNGDYELLEKHAYHYLKKLSQDGKYPLTVWPYHSMLGGIGHALVSSVEEAIFFHGIARQSQTQFEIKGENPLTENYSILRPEVLEDFEQRPLAQKNTLLIKQLLEYDAVIIGGQAKSHCVAWTIDDLLTEIKQVDVTLAKKVYLLEDCTSPVVVPGVVDYTEQADAAFRRFAEAGMHIVKSSEFGNRT, encoded by the coding sequence ATGAACACCCAAATAACACCCCAACAACTAATTCCCCCACACTTTAACCCAGAAGAAGTGGGCAAAGTCTGGCGCGTAGCTTATCAAGAACGTGCCGCTGAAGCTGAAATCTGGGCAAAACAACACGAGATAAAACCAGCATCTTTAGATAAAACCCGTATTTGCCTACTGTTAATTGATGTCCAAAACACCTTCTGTATCCCTGGATTTGAATTATTTGTAGGTGGAAAATCGGGGAATGCGGCGGTGGATGATAACGTCAGATTATCTGAGTTTATCTATCGAAACTTGGGAATAATCACGAAAATTGTACCAACTCTAGATACTCACACTGCAACGCAAATTTTCCATCCAATCTTTTGGGTGAACGCTGCGGGAGAACATCCCACTCCAGCAGCAACTAGCATCACACCTTTAGATATTCAACAAGGTATCTGGAAAGTTAACCCAGCAGTTGCTAACAGTGTTACTAATGGGGATTATGAATTATTAGAAAAACACGCTTACCATTACCTTAAAAAACTCAGTCAAGATGGGAAATATCCCCTTACTGTTTGGCCTTATCATTCTATGTTGGGTGGTATCGGTCATGCTCTAGTTTCATCGGTAGAAGAAGCGATATTTTTCCACGGTATTGCGCGTCAGAGTCAAACGCAATTTGAAATAAAAGGTGAAAATCCTTTAACAGAAAACTATTCCATCTTACGTCCAGAAGTGTTGGAAGATTTTGAACAACGTCCACTTGCTCAAAAGAATACGCTGCTGATTAAACAACTTTTAGAATATGATGCAGTAATTATTGGTGGTCAAGCTAAAAGTCACTGCGTCGCTTGGACGATTGACGATTTATTAACAGAAATTAAACAGGTAGATGTTACTCTGGCGAAAAAAGTCTATCTGCTAGAAGATTGCACTTCCCCCGTTGTTGTTCCTGGTGTTGTGGACTATACAGAACAGGCAGATGCAGCATTTAGAAGGTTTGCAGAGGCAGGAATGCACATCGTCAAATCTAGCGAATTTGGGAATAGGACATAG